Within the Solibacillus silvestris genome, the region AACCATTGAATAAAGATATGCCTAATCAAGATTTAGGCCTACTTCGAGTTTCAATGGATGCACGATTCTTGATAAATGATGGTCAGCATAGAAGAGCTGCGATCGAAGAAGCTTTGAAGATTGCCCCAGATCTTGGAAACGAGACAATTTCAGTTGTCTTCTTTCATGATACTGGATTGAATCGATCACAGCAGATTTTTTCTGATTTAAATCTCCATGCAATTAATACTACTTCTTCAATAGGAATTTTATACGATTACCGTGATCCATTATCTATAATTACTAAAGACTTGGTCTCTGAAAATCATTTTCTATCAAGGTATACTGATAAAGAAAGAGTTTCTCTTTCTAAAAATTCGCCAAAAGTTCTTGCTTTAAATTTTATTCACAACACGAACAAACGATTACTTTGCAAATCAAAGGGCTCAGAAATTTCTAATGAGGAAACAACGTTCTTAATCCAGTTTTGGGATATTATTTGCGAGTCAATACTTGAATGGCAAGCAGTATTAAATAAGGAACTCTCCCCTAGAGATTTGCGAATAAATTATATTGTAGGACACAGCGTGCTAGTAGAAGCTCTAGGTGAAGTTGGTAAACAGTTGAAGGAAGAATATCCAGATAGTTGGCAAGATAATTTAAAATTATTAAGACATATAGATTGGAGCCGCTCTAATACAAATGATTGGCTTGGGCGCTGTTTTAATGATAATGGAAGGATCCAAAAAACAAATCATAACATTACAGCAACAGCAAATAGAATAAGAGAATTGATTGAACAGTTATAACTTTTTAATTAATAGGAGTTGAACATTATGAATGAAAATATCATTTCAAATTTATTTACAAATGAAAAATCAATAGTTGATTTAGCGAAAGAGCAAATAAAACAGGCCTATAAAGAAGACGATCGCCCTTGGGTTGTAGGCTATAGTGGTGGTAAAGATTCCACAGTAGTGGTTCAACTTGTTTTTGAAGCATTGTCTGAACTGAATCCTGTTGATCTAAAAAAGAAAGTTTACGTCATTTCATCAGATACATTAATTGAAACACCATTAATTATAAATTCAATTAATAAAACGTTATCAAATATTCAAGATGCTGCATTTAAAAAGGGGTTACCAATTGAAACTCATAAAGTTAAGCCGGAACCTACAAATTCTTTTTGGGTTAACTTAATTGGACGTGGTTACCCTTCACCTAACCAGACATTTCGTTGGTGTACAGACCGTTTAAAAATCGAACCTGCTAACTCTTTTGTCATGAATAAAGTTTCTTCTTTTGGAGAAGTAATTATGGTGCTTGGTGTACGAGAAGATGAAAGTGTGTCTCGTGGTAATAGTATCCGTGAACATACAATTGAAGGGCAATTATTTATGCGCCATTCAACATTACCTAATGCATTTGTTTACGCACCGATCAGAAACTTTAACTTAGACGATGTGTGGAATTATTTATTAAATACCCCTTCTCCATGGGGAGATGATAATTACGAATTACATCGCCTATATCAAGATTCAAGTAGTGGCGAATGTCCTCTTGTTATCGATAAAAATATTAAAGAAAGTGCTGGTTCATGCGGCAATAGTAGATTTGGATGTTGGGTATGTACAGTTGTTACAGAAGATAAAGCACTAACTGGTTTTATCCAGAGTGGACATGATTGGATGAAGCCATTATTAGACTTCCGTAACTGGTTAACATCTATTCGTGATGACCGCACAAAACGAATGAAATATCGTATGAATGGTCAAATCTATTTCCGAGATGTTAAAGTTGATGAAGTAAATGGCATCCCATGTGTCATGATCCCTAAAAAGTCAGGTAGAAATGCTGTTAATATTCCTTATAAAGATTATAGAGTTATTGAGAAACATGAAATCCAACAATACATTGATCAAAATAATATCGATTTAGGTGCAGCAGAAGATCAAATGATATTGATTCGTTATGAAGAAGAAACATTAGATGGGGAAATTGTTGAGAAACATGCACAACTCGGTCTAGGACCATACACAATGGAAACTCGTCGTGAAATTTTGACAAGACTTTTAGCGCTTCAAGTTACGGTTAAACATCCTGAAGATCCTCATTACGAATTGATTTCTGAAGAAGAACTTAAAGAAATTCGTCGCACTTGGCTTAAACAAGGTGATTGGGAAGACTGGGTACCGATGCTGTACGCTAAAGTTTATGGAAAGGATACACAAATCACTTGGGAAAAAGATGACCGTCCTTTATTGGATAATGAACAAATTTCTCAGCTTGATATGTTATGTAAAGAATTCAATGTAGATATGAAAGTAATGCGCAAATTAATTAACCTTGAAAAAAACTTTGCCGGTTATAAAATTCGCCGTGGCATTGGTGATGAAATCGGTAAGATTTTAAAACAAGACTATCTACATCTATAGAAGAGGTATTATTATGTATATAAAAAAAATTGCCCTAGTTAATATAGGAGCATACAAAGGTTATAACAATTTTAATTTTGAAACTGAAAACGGTCGTAACGTTCTCCTCATTGGTGGGGAGAATGGTGCTGGTAAAACGACTCTCTTAAATGCCATTAAATTAGGTTTATTTGGCTCCTATGGTTTTGGATATAAAACCGAAAACAATGAGTATTTTAAACATGTAGATAGTATCTTAAATAATAATGCAAAACGTGATCCAAGTAGCGATTACAGTATTACTATTCAATTTTCTATTGTTGATAATTATAAAAACTTCGATTATGAATTAAAGCGTGAGTGGAAAATAACAGCAAACTCTCTTAAGGAACAGGTTTATTTAACTGAAAATAAATCATTCTTAAATGAGCAAGAAATTGAACTATTTAATTCTAAGTTAAGAGAAATCATGCCTCCTCAGTTATTAGAGTTTTGCTTATTTGATGGTGAAGAAATTGCTCGTATAGTAACACAAAATACACTATCACAATATATAAAGAAACTATCAAAAGTTGTTTTTAATTTGGATTTGTTTGAAACATTAGAGTTAGATTTAGATGGGTACTCAAAGCAACATATACTTCAAAATAAAATCGACTCAATAGAAAAAGACCTATTTGACGCCAATAACCTTGAAAAAGATTTAAGATCACAAATTGCCACTACAAATCGCGCTATAGAATATAAAGCAACTGAATTAAAAAATGTTAATGACACATATTTAGAAATCAAAAATACTTTTGAAAAATACGGTGGGCTTGTAAAACAAGAACGTGAAGAAATTTTAAAACAAATTGCAAATATTGAATCTGAACGAAAACATCGTTCTGAGAAAATTAAGCAATTTGTTTCAACTTTATTACCATTCTTTTTAATGCCTAAATTAATTATAAATACTCGTGAGCAAATCAAAAAAGAAGAATCAATGCAATTATCTCAACAATTAGATGAAAAGCTCTCTAAAGATGTACTTTTCGACCTTTTAGCTAAAATGGAAATCGAAAGTTCTGAAGAAAAAGCTGAAACTATTAAATCAAGCTTAATTGCATTAATTAAACCCCATGATAGTAACGAAATGGTTCATGGTTCTTCATTTGCAGAATCTGTAAAAGTTGAACAAATTTATAACATTATAAAAAAAGATATGCCCCAAGAATATTTAGCTTTGTTAAAACAAAATCAAGATGACTTAAAGATTTTAAGACAATTACGTGACAAAGTAAATGTTCATGATAGTACAGATGAATTTAGTATAATAATTCAACAAATGGATGAACATAATGTCCAAATAATTAAACTTGAACAAGAGTTAGAAGCAGAAGAAAATATATTAAATTCGTTAAAAGGCGAACTTTCTATACTTCTTCAAAAAATTGATAAAATTAAATCTCAATTACATGGTTTTAATAAAGCTTCCGGCTCTTTACTTGAAGCCCAAAAGATTATTACTTTAAGTAGACGCTATAGGAAAATTCAAATTCAACTTAAATTAAGAGACGTCCAGATTGAAGCTACTAAGAATTTAAAAATGATGTTACGTAAACATGATTATATTTCTCTAATTCAGATTGATCCTGAAACATATGATGTTATTTTATTAGATGCACATCAAAATCCATTAGAAAAACGTACGCTTTCTGCAGGGGAAAAACAAATTTTATTACTTTCCATTATATGGGCTATTTTCAAATGTTCTGGTCGACAAGTGCCATTTATTTTTGATACACTTCTTGGCCGCTTAGATAAAACTCACAAAGCTAGTGTTTTAAAAACATTTATACCGAATTTCGGTAGACAGGCAATTATCCTAGCAACAGATAGTGAAATTGATGAAGAACACTATAATATCCTATCTCCTGCTATTGTTCGTGAATACACATTGAACTTTGACCCAATTAGACAACAAACAAATATAAAAAAGGATTATTTTACTTTTACAAAATAAACGGAGATTAAAATATGAACTTTAGATTAAAAACTTCAAAAGGAACTGAAGAAATATTAAAATCACTTCAAAACTCTACTGGTCTTACATGGAACATTCTTTCTCGAATTGCAGTTGCTATGTCCCTAAATGATCCAACTATACCAGCAGAAGTTCCAGATACTTCTGGAATAGAAATTCATCGAAACACAATGACAGGTGAACATGATTATGTATATAAAGCAATCATTAGGCAACATGCAGGATACCATGTACCAGAAGAAGAATACTTTCCTGATTTATTCAACCGGCATATCGAAAGAGGTATTCGAATGTTGGAAGGTGAATATAAATTATTTGGTAATTATGATAAATTACTTACGAACCTATTAAAAACCGGAAACTAGGTGATCTCTTTGTTATATTTAGATAACTCAGCTACTACCCCAATCCATCCAGAAGTAAAAGATGCAATGCTACCTTTCTTATTAGAAGAGTTCGGCAATCCTTCTAGTAAATATTATGATCTAGCAGCTTACGCAAAAGATGCTGTTAAAATTGCACGACAAAATGTAGCAAAACTTATTGATTGTCGACCTGATGAAATTATTTTTACAAGTGGATCAACTGAAAGTAATAACTTTATTATTAAGGGCATTACAGATCAGCGTAAAAATAAAGGTAAGCATATTATCACAACGAATATTGAACATCCTTCTGTTCTTGAAGTATGTAAATACTTAGAAAGCATTGGATTCAATTTGACTGTTTTAGAAGCTAATCAAAATGGAGTAATTACAATAGAACAATTTTCTAATGCTGTAACTCCTGAAACGATCTTTGCATCTATTCAATGGGGTAATAATGAAATTGGTTCATTAAATCCAATTATAGAAATTTCAAAAATTTGTATTGAACATGATATTTTTCTACATTCAGATGCAACACAGGTTATAGGAAAACGATTAATTTCTTTAGATAATTTACCTGGTTTAAGTGCTATATCAATTTCCGCGCATAAGTTTTTTGGACCAAAAGGTGTTGGTGCAACATTCTTAAGGAAAGATCAATATAATCTCTTCCCTCCTATTACACCTCTACTTCATGGGGGCGGTCAGGAAGAAGGTTTACGAAGCGGTACTTTAGCAGTTCATAATATTGTAGGTTTAGGTAAAGCCAGTGAAATAGCTTCACAGCGACAAAATAAAAACATAAAAAAATTAAATGAATTAGAGCAACATTTAATTGAGATTTTAAATTCTAAGTTTGGAACCAATATTAAATATAATCATTCAAGTGAGAATAAAATTCCTGGTATCATTAATGTTCAATTCATCGGGATAAATAATGAAATCTTAGTCAAAAAGTTAGCTCCAGTGATCGCTGTATCTACAGGATCGGCATGTAGTTCTTCTAAACCATCACATGTATTAGCAGCAATTGGTTTATCACTTAATGAAATCAGACAGACAATCCGAATCTCTTTATCGCCGTATATAGAAAAAGAAGATTTGAATATTTTCAATAATTTGTAACTGAACGAATGTAAATAATTAAATACCACTCAGACTGCTAAAAGCTAAAAGGATTGATTCTGGTTTAATACCAAAATCAATCCTCTATGCTGCTTATGCTTATAATATAAGTATAATTTTTGGGGTTACTTCATTTTTAGGGGTACTATTTCTAAAATTTCCACCTGGAATTTTTATTATATTATTTTTTACTTCCAACAATTTCTGTTAATAACAATTCTCTGACCTTATTTTCTACTTTTTTGTATACATCACGTATATATTGATCTTTTTTAAAACTATTAATTTGCCATATATCTATTTTGTCAACACCTTTATTTTCTAAAGCCAACTGCCATTCTCCACTAATTTCGTCAATCAGAGCTATATAATTACTAAAATTCAGCATTTGCTCTACGTCTGAACTTGTATATTTCCAATTAGTAAAATCCTTTTTCAAAGAATTAGAATTAAGAAGAGAGTTTATTATTATATATATAAATAAATATTTATTATAAAGATTGAACTTTTTCTTTGAAGTACCTGTTGATTTTTGATTAAACTCATATCTAAGTTGCTGTTTACCAATCTGTTCGTAAAGTTTCATAGCAAAATTTACAAATTTGTACTTTTGCTCAAATATTTTTTTATCAATTAGTATATTATAATCAGAGAATTGTTCCTCATCATTATCAAATAAAGATATATCTTTTGAATTTGGGAACAAATTCTCATTTTTAAAATTATCTCCGGCTTTATTTAACTGTAGTAAAGTTTTTATTCCAGAAGACATTGCTTTTCCTGGTTCATCATCTAATATAGCAAGCATAATTCTAGGTAATATATCTAAAGTATAACGGTAATTATTAATTGATGAGGCGTCCCCTTTTCTAACAATACTAAAAACAAATTCTCTCAAATCCATTGAATCATTTTTCTCATTACCTCTTAATTCATATACTTCATTTCTAAACATGTTAATTCCTGATATAACAGGTAAAGTGTATGCTAAATCAACTGGGCCAACTGGTTTTTGTCTGTTAAGAGATACTGTTATTGAATTGATTTTCTTCTCAACATCTTTACTCTCACTGTTTATTTCCACAACTTTTAACATTACATAAGCTTCATTTATAGCTCTTTCAAAGTCATCTTCACGTTCCTTATATTTCTTTTCAAACTCCGATAAGATTTCTTTATTATTTTTTTCAACATACTTTTTTAAGGCATTATTAAAATCTCTTCTTATAAAGAATTTAGCTGCTGAATTAATTGTTTGTGCCCCATTAATAACCGTAACTCCAATTTTCTTTTCATTTTCAGGATCTATTATCTCAATATAATTATTGTAATTAGAGGTTACAGTATCTTCTGAAACTAACATTGTTACTCCATTATTTAAATACCAAAATTCTTTAGGATTTGTAAGTAAAGTTTCCATAATGGCAGTATCCACACCCATTAAATTTTCAATTCCTAACCTAATATTTTTCAAA harbors:
- a CDS encoding DNA sulfur modification protein DndB, with the protein product MDLSFTYNFPALRGYQACKEYYVVMCPLRLIPKIFLFDEEEIPVEYRAQRILNKSRIPDMTNYILENTTNYVFSSITASVDGELIFEPLNKDMPNQDLGLLRVSMDARFLINDGQHRRAAIEEALKIAPDLGNETISVVFFHDTGLNRSQQIFSDLNLHAINTTSSIGILYDYRDPLSIITKDLVSENHFLSRYTDKERVSLSKNSPKVLALNFIHNTNKRLLCKSKGSEISNEETTFLIQFWDIICESILEWQAVLNKELSPRDLRINYIVGHSVLVEALGEVGKQLKEEYPDSWQDNLKLLRHIDWSRSNTNDWLGRCFNDNGRIQKTNHNITATANRIRELIEQL
- a CDS encoding sulfurtransferase DndC, whose amino-acid sequence is MNENIISNLFTNEKSIVDLAKEQIKQAYKEDDRPWVVGYSGGKDSTVVVQLVFEALSELNPVDLKKKVYVISSDTLIETPLIINSINKTLSNIQDAAFKKGLPIETHKVKPEPTNSFWVNLIGRGYPSPNQTFRWCTDRLKIEPANSFVMNKVSSFGEVIMVLGVREDESVSRGNSIREHTIEGQLFMRHSTLPNAFVYAPIRNFNLDDVWNYLLNTPSPWGDDNYELHRLYQDSSSGECPLVIDKNIKESAGSCGNSRFGCWVCTVVTEDKALTGFIQSGHDWMKPLLDFRNWLTSIRDDRTKRMKYRMNGQIYFRDVKVDEVNGIPCVMIPKKSGRNAVNIPYKDYRVIEKHEIQQYIDQNNIDLGAAEDQMILIRYEEETLDGEIVEKHAQLGLGPYTMETRREILTRLLALQVTVKHPEDPHYELISEEELKEIRRTWLKQGDWEDWVPMLYAKVYGKDTQITWEKDDRPLLDNEQISQLDMLCKEFNVDMKVMRKLINLEKNFAGYKIRRGIGDEIGKILKQDYLHL
- a CDS encoding DNA sulfur modification protein DndE, translated to MNFRLKTSKGTEEILKSLQNSTGLTWNILSRIAVAMSLNDPTIPAEVPDTSGIEIHRNTMTGEHDYVYKAIIRQHAGYHVPEEEYFPDLFNRHIERGIRMLEGEYKLFGNYDKLLTNLLKTGN
- a CDS encoding cysteine desulfurase DndA translates to MLYLDNSATTPIHPEVKDAMLPFLLEEFGNPSSKYYDLAAYAKDAVKIARQNVAKLIDCRPDEIIFTSGSTESNNFIIKGITDQRKNKGKHIITTNIEHPSVLEVCKYLESIGFNLTVLEANQNGVITIEQFSNAVTPETIFASIQWGNNEIGSLNPIIEISKICIEHDIFLHSDATQVIGKRLISLDNLPGLSAISISAHKFFGPKGVGATFLRKDQYNLFPPITPLLHGGGQEEGLRSGTLAVHNIVGLGKASEIASQRQNKNIKKLNELEQHLIEILNSKFGTNIKYNHSSENKIPGIINVQFIGINNEILVKKLAPVIAVSTGSACSSSKPSHVLAAIGLSLNEIRQTIRISLSPYIEKEDLNIFNNL